A region of the Hydra vulgaris chromosome 12, alternate assembly HydraT2T_AEP genome:
TAAGACTAATTTTATAACGATAGGGAACAAAACtagaaaatttttgtaaaagaccAGTATATGCATAtctagttttctttttttatttaatttacttataattttattttattattatttttttttgctatttacgGTAtcataatttgtattataatttttattggtttgtaACAATGCTATTTTTCTGATAATATTTCTCTGTTATGtcttcaaattttgattttatatttatatccagagttttaaattgtaattttattttattttttattcaaccatatcaataaaaatttacaaatgctgATCGTAAGTTAATAGAATTTGGTTAGAATTTGGTAAGTTAATAGAAtaagttacaaactagtcaatggagtgtcacctaaaaaacatacaaaatataaataagagcaaaaaaaaaaaagattgttaaacaaattataatgatatatgtaataattatagtaataatacaaaataataataataataataataataataacaataataataataataataataataataataataataataataataataataataataatagggctcacagtggctggtgaactttaattcagataaagcTCAAATTTTTTCACCCagtcgttattgcaataatttagatcttcctatatttataaacggtaatgtactcgatgagtcacctacccttcatcttctaggattaactcttacatccgatctttcttggaaaccatatatctaATTCGTTGCAAAaatagcatctgctaaggttgcatctctttatcgagctcgacactttcttactctggattctgtTCTTTATCTCTATAGATCTCAAATCCGtttttgtatggaatactattgaCATATCTgaggtggatcttctaatgatgccctttcttttttagacaaggtgcaaaaacgcattgtaaacatagttggacctgctcttgcagccaacctccaaccattatcacattgccgtaatattgcttctctttctcttttctacaaatactataatgggcactgctctaaagagctagcgtctcttgtgttATCTACtcaaattcattctcgtgttacttatCATTCAagtaagtctcatcctttttctgtgattgttcctaagtgctccaaaaactcttatctagtttttttactcaaacataagttctttggaattcgcttccttcatcttgctttcctgattcacataatttacaattttttaagtgGTCTTTctgtaacttccaactcttatagtggttgcttgaagCCTTGTTGTAAGCGAAGatgtaaaaacaacaataacaaaaaaaagatcaagcatttatcatcctaggcaggaaacaatataacacaggtttacatctaCGCCAGACTACTGAATGAAAAAGGGGTTtaaggctggttagcagaattatCCTGCTTATCTCGTATTTGCCTAGGAGGGCTTCTACAAGACAGAACCTGGATACAGTTAACATCTGCACAAAATGAGTAGTTTTATTGACACGCCCGTAGCAACTGGGTGTGCAGCAGGGGCATTTGCCCCccgaaataatttttcaaataattttaaagaaattgactgaaaaagttactaaaaaaaaaaaatgtccttaAAACTATTTCGGAGTTGTACtaagcccccccccccccatataatttttgtttctacgGCCCTGATTGAGACACcattactcaaccaagagccccaaggcagggcaTTTTCAAGTTGGAGTTTGCTTCTCCTAATCTTTACCTAAAATAGAAAATCTTACAAGGCAGGGCATGGGGCAGGTAGTACAGGGTTACATGATACCAGTAGCACGGTGATCGCGATAATCCTGAACCTGGTCTTGAAAAAAAGTCGCCCTGAAGtcatttcaaaaagtttttgcatttataaacaCCATCATTAATTAGTTTACTCTTACAGatttttgacaacaaaaaaCAGTTCATTTTTGATGTCCAATCTAGCTTTTTAGAGTGTCTATGACATTGTCGTGTTTTGTATACTGATATGCCACAATCAACTATGTCATCATTAGAAACATTtgcatattaatttatttaagattttcaaaTGGGATGCACCCccttaaaattaacttaatctattttaattttaaaattaacgtaatctattttaaaaattcaatacaaaaaaagtgatttGACCTAGAGAAACTTCTACAGGAACCATTGCTATTCTTacaaacaaatctttttgttaCCTTGAATTCAAAATCACTTTGCTAAggtatttcaaatattttaacaaaattttaatttatcaaaacttcaAGGAAAATGCAAATCGAAAGAATCTCTCAAACCTTatctaagttaaaaaaaaattgtactaaaTATATGTTATAGTAGATATGATAACGCAAAcacaaaagactttttaaacaacaatttcaTGTAAAATTATCTTAAACATTCACATAAACTTATTACAAGCTACTTGATCAAATATAGGCATATAACTTGGGTTAAAGTTCTCAATTCGCCCCTTCACAATATTTAATccaaaaaactcaataaaaaattcaacGCATTCATTTGCAGCCAATTTGCTGAGTGCATTTTCAGAAGAAAGCGAATAAAACAACATGTCAAAAAAACCTTCGAtgtgttgtttaaaaattggcTTTCCCAATCCTTTAGCAATATTTGGTAAAACTTTACtaacactttcaaaaaaatttagatgatGGATGTAATGTTTGAACTGTATTGCTTCAATAAGGCAACGAATTGATTCAACAACATATTTATGCACATCACTGACACTAGATAACTCACTTAGCAAGTATACACATCCATCTGCAAGTTCCCAAGGTTCAGAAGGTCGTTTAAATGAATGGTCAGAACAACCACCACCTCTTTTCATTTTGGGTGCCAGTGAGCCGCACGAGTACATAACCTGATTGGAATGTAAATCTAAATCATTATCATGTAACTTTTTTACAACTCCGTATGTTGCTGCACCTTTTTCCAAGCCATCATATCGTTCAGAAGATGCTTTTTGAAACTCAACTGCTCCCAAACcttcattaagttttttaaatacaaaatcagCACTTTTTTCTCCAAAtgctttaacaacattttttaaagctaCAGCAGCTCCTTGTCGTACTGTTGGAATGGGATCTCCTAGGTTTGTAAAAAACAGAGGATAAATTGTATCAATAAGCTGGGCACATTCTTGAGGAAATGAAAGTGCAAAGTTTCCGCATGCAACACAAGCAGTGTCTCGAACTGGCCAACTATCATCTTTAAAGCAAAAATGCAAAGCTTCTAGTAGACGAGGTAGATAAGGTCGAACTACTTCAGGACTAATTTTTGTACCAAGCTCTGCCATGCAATGACAAGCAGCTTCTCTTACTGCATGATTATCACTCTCCGTTTGAGAGATGTAAAATGTAACGACATCATCGATCAATAGTTCCACATTAGCACGCCCATCATTTCCTAAAATGAGGCGCCACGACTCTTGGTTATACAACCTCACTCCCTCAGCTAAATAGTACCTATTTATACACATGGCAGGGAGCaaagttttgtaataaaattttttgtctgtCTCATTGAGATCTTGGAAAAACTGTCGAGTGGCAACAGAAGCAGCTAGTCTAACTTGACTCCAATTATCAGACAACCCTTTACGCAAGCTTTCACATAATTGACTAGCTAATTCTTTATTGCAGTTTTCTTGTGATAAAATACCGAATCTGGCAATGGACGCACATAGGTAATATGCAGTTTCTCTCACAAAACGATTGGTGTGtttcaaactttcaaatatAAGGTTTAATAAGTCTTTGttcatataagaaaaaaagtgtaAACCGCAACCATCAACAACACATTGAAGAGCCTTCATGCTTGTTTCAAGTGATTTCCAACCGGCTGTGTCATGAAAGATATCTTgagcagttttatttttagatgaaaGAACATCTCTtctcaaatgttttttaacactTTCCATCAAAATTGGTTCACAATCTTTATAAAAAGAAGTGTCAACTTTTTCACATAATTTTCCTAATACTTCACCAGCTAAAATACGCACACGAAACTCTGTATGTTCTATGTAAATTAAACTGTAATTAAGAAGCTCACGAGGAAAATCAGGAGAAAATAACTTCATATCAATCAACAGCTTTCCAACTTCAAGATGACCATGTAAAGACTCCCAATTCCCATCAGAGTAATTAGCAAGAAATTCAAGAACTAGCTTTTGTAGTTCAGAACATAACTCTGCTCCATTTTCATTTTCAGCTATTTTAGTAAGTGAACATTTCAAAGTCAAGTTGCCTCGATCACGCTCAAGCTTAGTGCTACTGCATAATAGAGTCAACTCATTTGTGAAACCAGAAGATGCAAATGTATTTATTACAGTCATTTTAATAAGcctaaattgaaagaaaaaaaaaattgaacatttgaaataatttagataaaactataaataaccaaaataaaaatttataattgtcatcaaatgaaacattttgataattcatctttaaagtaaaaaacattattgaaatCAAAAACTTATATTTGCTTCTAATACAAAATCAcacagcaatttttaaaaatcttttataagaTTTAGAATGAACTTTTAGATGCCATAGAAAAAACTACCACCCTTTCAATAACTATagatatttgtttacaaaaacacatgaatattaacttaataaatatctttcaacaacttgtttttttttaaaccagcaAAGCAAAACAGAACTGGcaacctaaaaattaaaataataacaaaaattctttCCCCTCAACCTCACTTATCTTCAATAAGATTTGGCACCTAAGACCAAAAAGTTAGAATAATTCATAagacataaacaaaaatatttttttatgattctaCAAcagaataactttattttcatacattttacagaaaaataatttcatatgcaaataattttcaaaaaaaaaaggatataacataaacattataataagAATCATTATACAAAGATAAAACctactatttataaaaagtttacaaaaaaagtaataaatactataaatatcaattattcgatctaaaaaataataaagataaatcttGATTAACCTAACTCTCACACTCGAGAATTAAGTTACACTCGATATATCAAATACAGATTGTATTGCTTCTAATAAAGAGTCAGGTGTAGGTCTTTTTGCAATTGCatcaacttttttgttcatacttACAATACAATCCGCTGTATGTTGCCCGATTGacaaaatttttgttcttttaaaatcagcacaaagtttacaaatttctgaaaaataaaacttaacacCTGATggactaaaaaaaactataacattTGGAATATCATACTGCTTAATAAATTGTGAAATCTTTTCAGGAAATTTATCATCAGCAATTGTTTTGTAACAAGATATAGTTTCCACTATCAATCCAAAGTTTCTTAACTTATCAGGAATTGTTTCCCGTGCTAAATTTCCACATACAAACATCAATGGTTTCaagtgaaaattttttcttttaataatataatcagCCAGCTGATCTGCATTACCAGAATCACAGCCAAGTGAGTTTAAACCAAGTTTTTGAAGATACAGCTCAGTTGATTTTccaacaacatatatatataaattttgaggTAGAGAAAAacttgagttaatttttttgagcACAACTTCAAGAGCATAAGTAGCATGTTTACTTGTGATTATAAGTGCTGAATATTCACTTAAGTTGTGAAAAAATTCTTCAAGTTTTTCAATGTTATAGTAAGAAAAGCAAAGAACAGGAATGGAACACACAAAAAATCCATTTGCATAAAGCAGTTTGTGGtaataatcatcatcatcttcttcaCGTAGCAGTACAATGCTCATAgtaaactaatataataaaaaaaataaaaaaaacatgaaatgaaaatatataagaaatatataaaataacatatactttaattttttttgtttatctgtGGTAAATAAATACTGTAGTAAAGGTTTTGTGATAACTAATATGTTTAGTTGCAGAGAAGTAAACAAGTTGTTATTGATGAATTActgaaaaagatttatatataacctaaattaatacataaaaaaattattgtgaaaaagtgcactatttaaatttattcagaacacatattttgtttaaaaaagttttcaaaaaacttttttaaacaaaatatgtgTTCtgaatactttattaaaagaaaaaaaagttttgtttaatggCTTGGGAAAacataaatcattaaaataatatgcaAAGTTTCCtaggaaaataaaatacttttacatttttttttacacatttttatatacaaatgaaatattttaatatattttcttgaatttttttatcacattttaataaaaattctttttgaaaaaagaaatttactaTTCCATGggtaataaatttgatttttacttaCTGTAAAATTGACTAAGCtaatcatctaaaaaaagtttacatttttttaaaatttattcagaaAGAGAAAGGTGTagaactttttagaaaaagtaacaagaaaaagaaatggATGCATTTTGTAAAGACTAGATcggtttttattataaaacattgtatctattttactataaaaacttttagaatatcttaaaataacaaaattctaaatacacacacacacacacacacacacacacacacacacacacacaccacacacacacacacacacacacacacacacacacacacacaaatatatatatatatatatatatatatatatatatatatatatatatatatatatatatatatatatatatatatatatatatatacatataaattagtaaaaaacaacAAGGTACAAGAATATTGTATACTTGTTTGGAAACCTCACACAAAATATTAgcaatcaaaacatttaaatatattgattaattattttctagtttattgatattatgtataattttataaatttgtatcagatctttttattgtcttttttctGTTAGCatagttaaatttaaagtttgaatgAATCATTCAAACTTTAAACTTAGATCTGATACAAATGTATAAAGAGATCTGatacaaatgtataaaattatgCATATTATCTAcatactggaaaaaaaaatgcgttttcTAATTGTTTAGAACCTGATGAGAGGTCACTGTCTTTCTTTAAAGAGATTTACCtcatttacaatttaaataggTTAATTCGCATTTTGAATTGAAATTCCGAAACCTGCTTAACAATTGGCTTATTCACGgatatttatttacatgaacGGAGTAGTTATATACATAAACGGAGTAGtgcatgtatatacataaaccggttttttttttttttttttttacaacgaTCATTACtgtatatttcaaaaaagtaatcTTTACATGTCTCcagtttatatagtttatatataagtaCACCACACATGTATACAATACCTACAGAAAGTTAAGAATGCTGTTATGCGCATGTGTGCTTGAcaatggttaaaaaataaataattaaaaaattcgtggtttataatataaagtgctggctattaaTCCATGCATACTATACGTAAGTCCGTCGTAGCACTGGGCTACTAGGGACTTACTTGTGGTTGtcgttgaatatatatatatatatatatatatatatatatatatatatatatatatatatatatatatatatatatatatatatatataatcgaaATAATGTAtttgtaaggaaactcgcagaagtCAACGAGaagtcttatcatcgagaacctttaagatacaaaataaactaaaaattaaaaaagtatatttacaaACATACATTAACCTTTTGAGgtttaatgtttaattgtttaatgatattctactgtttatagtttatttactattgttttttctttttcttttattttttttttattttaattattatcaatattatttatctttaacatTTAACACATATCATacatattgataaaattgtttttgttaattaaaagattttttagtttttacctCAGGGCGATAAGATTATGCAActaagttctatattttgagGTATTATAATACCTCAAAATATAGATTATACAACAAACTATAGTTTGTTGTAACAACAACAAACTATAGTTTGTTGTATAAGTAGAGGTATACAATTGAAAATctcgataattttttttttaaattcagtactaattttttttttttttaatttagttttaaagccTGCCAACAATAATGTTTATAAGAAAGGAAAaaattgtcaatattttttaaaaatcaaacaaacaaaatatattcttttttttttccaatttcagttgtttctctttttaaaatgcatttccAGGCCCACTGGTTACCACTTTGTGCTGGAAATTAATCAGCTATATGTTTTctttcaataaacaaaataatataaaactttgtttaatattcACCAGAAACATGCGACGGATTATTGTCTGGCACAAAGTAAAAACCAGAGGGCCTAGaaatccatttttaaaagagatgcattttaaaaatggaaatgcTAAAGTGATGATTCTGAATATGATGTttctaaataaagaaaaataaaaataatttaagaactAACATCCGATGAACCAATTAAAGCTACTTCTGCTGTTAGTGTTTGATATAAAATTGGTGTTAGACCCCAGGCTGCTGTAATTTTTGCTATCTGCAAAGCAGGTGTTGATTtgcatgaaataaatttattaagatcTACTCGACACATATGGTAACTATTATTCACTAAAGTGATTaagtctatttattttattatctttattattcttgatatataatttaattgatttaggAGAAAGTCTACGACAGGATTTTGTTgatgtttgaaaaaaactcataaaacacTTCGATGGGAAGCTTGTTAGACAGCTGgaagttgaaaataatttgacaGTTACATGTAAGAGAATTGCAGTTAGAGTAACCAGCCCAGCTTTAAATGTAGAAATGATTTTTTCCTCGGCATAGTACAGGCAGAAATTTCAACTCAATCAAAACAGGCTCATTAAATCCTCAATCTCTTGGAATGTTGTTGTCGACGGTATCGTTGTTGTTGTCGACATATATCTTTGGCCTTTGCACAAATGCATCTAACACTGAAAAGTTTTCTAGAGTAGTGACAGAGTAGTGATCAACTATCGTCATTAATAGTCTCGTCTAGTGCATGTGTCGTcctattaaagtaaatattaaacatttgatGACTGCATTTACTGGCGCCAAAAACAAATGTCCAAGAAGTAAAGTTTATGCGTACTTACAGAAGGCTTGGTCAAAGAATGTTGGCAAGGTTGGCTCATCATCAGATAATCTGGTTAAGTTTAACTGGACTTTTTCAGATTTTGAATCACCTATCTGTAGTATTACCAAGACAGAATTTAAGTttggagaaacttatttttattatatctctGACATCCTGTCCTTGGTTCTTCAAAAGCTCTCTGAGTTTTAAAGCACCAGGTAATGATTTAGCAGCTTTAAAGGACGtgtttgatttttgtaaagaatattCTGAGTTTTCTCAAACACTACTGAAAAGTCAACAGCTTGTTGCATTTAGTTGATTTAGATGAGAAGACTTTATGATGATATTGAGAGGCTTTAGCTGATGATGTTGAAAAAGACGAGAAGAAGAATATACTCCAAAAAACTCTTATAATTTCTAATTCCTAAAGAGtttataaagaataaaactaaaacGTTTATAATCACGCCGTCTACAACACTATCAGCTTTAGTTGTTAATCAGAGCTGGATTCTGTTTCACCTAGCCCAGATTACCCATTGGTTACCAGGTTACTCATGACTAGTTTGAGTTAGCTGCAAAAGGGGAATTCACTCTTTCggataagttttaatttttttgcaaaaaaattaggAAGTTACTAATGCGCATATTGTGCATCAGTGACTTCCATAATTTACATTCCAtgcttttttctgtttttttttgctttccttCATAGTCTTCCGCTTTTTCTCATTTGACTGATGCCTATCCTCGTTTCTCTTGACCAGTTTTTTCCATTTCCGTAAAACTGTTGATGTAAAAATTGCCAAGTAAGACCTGTAGCAGTTATCATAATGCAATGCCTCGTCTTCATCTGTCATTTTAACGCCAAATGACTCTTCCGATTTCTGTTGGTAAGATCTAAAAGTTCCGTTGGTCAGATTTAAAAGCCTATTGGCAAATgacaaaaaaagtgaatatgTAAAAAAGTATGTTCAGCAttctgaaataatattaaatggaATTGATGCCAGGATGGTTTTAATGGAATCACATTCATGGTACCTTGATGAAACCTTAGTCCCACTTGCTCTTTTAGATCAAGAAATTTCTGTTGCAGAGAGGGAAGATGTTGCAAAAATGCTCTTCTTAAATCCTGTTTCTGAACTGTTTAGGTATTCagagaaattaaatttgttaaaatctCTTAACTTTAAGCTAAAAAATCCTCCAAGTATTGCACAATTTTTCTCGGGAGAAAAATCTTGATTAAACTAGCCTGACACCACAATGgagtttttttcaaagttgttgcTATACTTGCAATGGTGAACGACGTTTCtgaaagaataattaaaattatatcagACTTTGTAAACAATGTTTACAATGAAGACAATCTTCAGGAGCTACTACTTGCTATTCATCAAAGGTGAGAAATCCTTTTTGAAGCAAAGACTAAGGAAGGTTTGTAAATAGCATATGAAGCAATcgcaaagtaaataaaataatttttaaatggtaccGTTTCACAGTGGTCCAAAAAACTTGGTTTTtgaccaaaattaaaaaaaaaatctgtaatttttgttataattactatttttaaacacGACTTACCAGgctattcaaaaatatataggtttcatatttttttcttgaaagaaaAGTCAATAACCGTATCCAAGAGCAATTAAAAATCGATGAATAATTTCTCgcaaaaatacaacattttttcatttgtgtataaatttaaaactatatgcaCGTatgtatagattttttttaaacaaactttttagtatagagtttaatttgaaataataataactgtttattattgtttatttgcataagttatttatgtttgaaactagcataaaataaaagttttatcttCAATTTCAACTTCTTCATTAAACTAAAGTCCGTATGCATGGACTTGATcgatatgattttattaaatcctAGTATgcatatattattcaaaaaaaaatcagctgcatatataattatttaaactaactttaaagctcccaaaatatacctattttatgttatcaaaaatactagtgtctctatttttgttttatttctataaatacatgttcaaaaacattattttttctatatacaaTTGTACTTActacttaaattgttaaaaatagttcaaatattaatttttattttatttttataaagtattccatatatttaactagatgaaaatactttaaaaaatgaatattttagtaaatttaaaatccaTGTAAAATGCAAAGTTCGCTATTAAAgcattatatttattgtatgtTTTGAACATCTATAATCGCATaataattcctaaaaaaatcAGCTgcagataattaaaataaaggaatCAATAACTATTGCAAACTATACCGTATTGACACTATATTTGTGTTGTTGTTTTCATACcacattttttaatcatatctTTGTTATTCCGTATTTTacgtatactttttatattatagtttttaatttaatgtattgACTTATATATCTTTAGatcaattattaaattgaaaattagaaTAGTAgcttttcatgaaaaaataaatacccaGTTTATGACTAATTTTAggaatttattattcaaaaatattgatgaaaaacttGTGAAAAATAAACGGAAATTATCGCCgacaatttttaactaaaatatttagttttggcttgatttgaaaaatttttttgtgggAGAGGGGGCGTTGCCCTTGACCCCCCTCCTTTGCTGCAgctcattaatatatatatatatatatatatatatatatatatataatatatatatatatatatatatatatatatatatatatatatatatatatatatatatatatatatatatatatatgtatatatatatatacatatatatatatatatatatatatatatatatatatatatatatatatatatatatatatatatatatatatatatatatatatatatatatatatatatatatatatatatatatatatataaatatatatatatatatatatatatatatatatatatatatatatatatatatgtatatatatatacacatatatatatatataaatatatatatacatatacatatattcatatatatatatatatatattcattaggGACCCgtctgatgtttaagggtcttgagcaa
Encoded here:
- the LOC105847583 gene encoding uroporphyrinogen-III synthase isoform X2, whose translation is MSIVLLREEDDDDYYHKLLYANGFFVCSIPVLCFSYYNIEKLEEFFHNLSEYSALIITSKHATYALEVVLKKINSSFSLPQNLYIYVVGKSTELYLQKLGLNSLGCDSGNADQLADYIIKRKNFHLKPLMFVCGNLARETIPDKLRNFGLIVETISCYKTIADDKFPEKISQFIKQYDIPNVIVFFSPSGVKFYFSEICKLCADFKRTKILSIGQHTADCIVSMNKKVDAIAKRPTPDSLLEAIQSVFDISSVT
- the LOC100213644 gene encoding uncharacterized protein LOC100213644; the encoded protein is MTVINTFASSGFTNELTLLCSSTKLERDRGNLTLKCSLTKIAENENGAELCSELQKLVLEFLANYSDGNWESLHGHLEVGKLLIDMKLFSPDFPRELLNYSLIYIEHTEFRVRILAGEVLGKLCEKVDTSFYKDCEPILMESVKKHLRRDVLSSKNKTAQDIFHDTAGWKSLETSMKALQCVVDGCGLHFFSYMNKDLLNLIFESLKHTNRFVRETAYYLCASIARFGILSQENCNKELASQLCESLRKGLSDNWSQVRLAASVATRQFFQDLNETDKKFYYKTLLPAMCINRYYLAEGVRLYNQESWRLILGNDGRANVELLIDDVVTFYISQTESDNHAVREAACHCMAELGTKISPEVVRPYLPRLLEALHFCFKDDSWPVRDTACVACGNFALSFPQECAQLIDTIYPLFFTNLGDPIPTVRQGAAVALKNVVKAFGEKSADFVFKKLNEGLGAVEFQKASSERYDGLEKGAATYGVVKKLHDNDLDLHSNQVMYSCGSLAPKMKRGGGCSDHSFKRPSEPWELADGCVYLLSELSSVSDVHKYVVESIRCLIEAIQFKHYIHHLNFFESVSKVLPNIAKGLGKPIFKQHIEGFFDMLFYSLSSENALSKLAANECVEFFIEFFGLNIVKGRIENFNPSYMPIFDQVACNKFM